From Vigna unguiculata cultivar IT97K-499-35 chromosome 5, ASM411807v1, whole genome shotgun sequence, the proteins below share one genomic window:
- the LOC114184887 gene encoding uncharacterized protein LOC114184887, translating to MCILCVIQKWSRRVATMLPWLVIPLIGLWALSQLLPPAFRFEITSPRLACVFVLLVTLFWYEILMPWLSAWRVRRNARIRERKRFEAIEMQKLRKTATRRCRNCLSPYRDQNPGGGRFMCFNCGHVSKRPVLDLPVPPGLGISNSSIVKDLVGKGGKILNSKVWSENGWMCGQEWLENGNWVGGSIPGNPNNWRTSESTGLFGGAEHCSTERSYCGLLFLVCKLLTSFFKSIRWLWRKAFRVSSREECSSDAEHRAFLAKRGENGVGLGESRGEKARRKAEEKRQARLEKELLEEEERKQREEVARLVEERRKLRDEKVEAEKDHSRSSNPSKDKERRKEAERKRQEKRKEKDKGSSKSNSDAEELERRAGKESERKRDFDKKSEMDRREQHKSGLESGKGQNMDNAPNKNVPANNYNRGGTGARYLDRMRGTFLSSSKAFGFSRSNNIPSTVVKENKFNSSVDHVHTAPSRREICPPERPAAKSNLNCDDRITQSVLPESQPWSTAPKKSWQQLFTRSSSVSQSSNSNVICRPNSKPQAETKSPQLSAQSPVTQTFTNPIQFGLPSPFNISTHASVPTSSSLGFSPAIEPLFSPVGNTLHVFRQDEPELFEDPCYVPDPVSLLGPVSESLDNFQLDLGTGFGTENAVTKPHSLKSISASSDVNKPSPIESPSSREKQSCSNWFPSTPMGQDRRGFPLDDAAANEKGTWQMWSSAPLVQDGLSIVGGPGSWLLSSQRNTPNKDDFVVSSSQNAVASFFNKEDSIISSIHSPQNVFLPNGHSGENFSPVTGSSGYDPWSQSALFPPLSGGLIGQEAATKNDMIYGSPSESASSHGLDGSPANCWSKKEWHVDGSVESIGKSAVSRPYSGGQQPTSDVQSFWSFD from the exons ATGTGTATACTGTGTGTTATTCAGAAGTGGTCTCGCCGGGTTGCCACGATGCTACCTTGGTTGGTTATTCCGTTAATTGGTTTGTGGGCACTTTCTCAGCTTCTGCCGCCTGCTTTTCGCTTCGAGATTACTTCGCCTCGTCTGGCTTGTGTTTTTGTGTTGTTGGTTACTCTTTTCTGGTATGAGATTTTGATGCCTTGGTTGTCGGCTTGGCGCGTGCGGAGGAATGCACGGATTAGGGAGAGGAAGAGGTTTGAGGCCATAGAGATGCAGAAGTTGAGGAAGACAGCTACTAGGCGGTGCCGCAACTGCTTGAGTCCCTATAGGGATCAGAACCCTGGTGGGGGTCGGTTTATGTGTTTTAACTGTGGTCATGTTTCTAAGAGACCGGTTCTAGACTTGCCTGTGCCTCCGGGGTTAGGGATTTCCAATTCCAGTATAGTTAAGGATTTGGTTGGAAAAGGTGGCAAGATATTAAATAGCAAGGTATGGTCTGAAAATGGATGGATGTGCGGTCAGGAATGGCTGGAGAATGGCAATTGGGTTGGTGGGTCTATTCCAGGTAATCCCAACAACTGGAGGACGAGTGAGAGTACTGGTCTTTTTGGAGGAGCCGAGCATTGTTCGACTGAGAGGTCATATTGTGGTCTTTTATTTTTGGTCTGCAAGCTTTTGACTTCGTTTTTCAAGAGCATTAGATGGCTCTGGAGAAAGGCTTTTAGAGTTAGTTCAAGAGAAGAATGTTCATCCGATGCTGAACATAGAGCATTCTTGGCAAAGAGGGGTGAAAATGGGGTGGGCCTCGGTGAAAGTAGAGGGGAAAAAGCGCGTAGGAAAGCTGAGGAGAAAAGACAGGCTAGGCTAGAGAAAGAGCTTTTGGAGGAAGAAGAGCGAAAACAGAGGGAGGAGGTTGCAAGGTTAGTGGAGGAGCGTAGGAAACTGAGAGATGAGAAAGTGGAAGCAGAAAAAGATCACAGCAGATCATCAAATCCCAGTAAGGATAAAGAGCGCAGGAAGGAAGCTGAAAGGAAGCGTcaggagaaaagaaaagagaaagacaaGGGTTCCAGTAAGAGCAACTCTGACGCCGAAGAACTGGAGAGAAGAGCTGGCAAGGAAAGTGAGCGGAAGCGGGACTTCGACAAAAAGAGCGAAATGGATCGCCGAGAGCAACATAAATCTGGGTTAGAGAGTGGCAAGGGACAGAATATGGACAATGCACCTAATAAAAATGTCCCTGCAAACAATTATAACCGAGGAGGCACAGGAGCAAGGTATCTTGACCGCATGCGGGGCACTTTTTTGTCTTCTTCAAAAGCGTTTGGTTTCAGTAGGAGCAATAATATTCCAAGTACTGTGGTGAAGGAAAACAAGTTTAATAGTTCTGTAGATCATGTTCATACTGCTCCCAGCCGGAGAGAAATATGTCCTCCTGAGCGTCCTGCTGCAAAATCCAATTTAAATTGTGATGATAGGATCACTCAATCT GTACTCCCGGAATCACAGCCATGGAGCACAGCACCTAAAAAATCATGGCAGCAGTTATTTACTCGATCTTCATCTGTTTCTCAATCTTCGAATTCCAATGTAATATGCAGACCAAATTCGAAACCTCAAGCAGAAACCAAAAGCCCTCAGTTGTCTGCCCAGTCACCAGTTACGCAAACATTTACTAATcctattcaatttggtcttccaTCACCATTTAATATTTCTACCCATGCAAGTGTACCAACTAGTAGTAGTCTAGGTTTTTCTCCTGCAATTGAACCACTTTTTTCTCCTGTTGGAAATACATTGCATGTCTTTCGACAAGATGAACCGGAGCTTTTTGAAGACCCCTGTTATGTTCCCGATCCGGTGTCCTTGCTTGGGCCTGTTTCCGAGTCACTTGATAATTTTCAGTTGGACTTGGGAACTGGCTTTGGGACAGAGAATGCAGTAACAAAGCCACACTCTTTGAAAAGCATATCTGCCAGTTCTGATGTTAATAAGCCATCTCCGATTGAGTCACCATCATCCCGGGAGAAACAGAGCTGTTCTAATTGGTTTCCCAGTACCCCCATGGGCCAAGACAGGCGTGGTTTTCCCCTGGATGATGCAGCTGCAAATGAGAAGGGAACGTGGCAGATGTGGAGTTCGGCTCCACTTGTTCAAGATGGTTTAAGTATAGTAGGTGGCCCAGGGAGCTGGCTGTTATCCTCACAGAGGAACACACCAAACAAGGATGATTTTGTGGTTTCATCTTCTCAGAATGCTGTGGCTTCGTTTTTTAACAAAGAAGATAGCATAATATCCAGTATCCATTCTCCACAAAATGTTTTTCTTCCTAATGGCCATAGTGGTGAGAACTTCAGCCCCGTTACTGGTTCGTCTGGATATGATCCTTGGTCGCAAAGTGCTCTCTTCCCACCATTGTCAGGTGGTCTTATAGGTCAGGAGGCAGCCACCAAAAATGATATGATATATGGTAGCCCAAGTGAATCTGCTAGTAGCCATGGGCTTGATGGTTCTCCGGCTAACTGTTGGTCCAA AAAGGAATGGCATGTAGATGGTTCTGTTGAAAGCATAGGGAAATCAGCTGTTTCAAGGCCATATAGTGGAGGTCAACAGCCAACCTCGGATGTACAGTCGTTTTGgtcatttgattaa